Proteins from one Gorilla gorilla gorilla isolate KB3781 chromosome Y, NHGRI_mGorGor1-v2.1_pri, whole genome shotgun sequence genomic window:
- the LOC129530301 gene encoding testis-specific chromodomain protein Y 1-like: MASQEFEVETIVDKRQDKNGNTQYLVRWKGYDKQDDTWEPEQHLMNCEKCVHDFNRRQTEKQKKLTWTTTSRIFSNNARRRTSRSTKANYSKNSPKTLVTDKHHRSKNRKLFAASKNVRRKSASTLSDTKNMEIINSTIETLAPDSPFNHKKTVSGFQKLEKLDPIAADQQDTVVFKVTEGKLLRDPLSRPGAEQTGIQNKTQIHPLMSQMSGSVTASMATGSATRKGIVVLIDPLAANGTTDMHTSVPRVKGGQRNITDDSRDQPFVKKMHFTIRLTESASTYRDIIVKKEDGFTQIVLSTRSTEKNALNTEVIKEMVNALNSAAADDSKLVLFSAAGSVFCCGLDFGYFVKHLRNDRNRASLEMVDTIKNFVNTFIQFKKPIVVSVNGPAIGLGASILPLCDLVWANEKAWFQTPYTTFGQSPDGCSSITFPKMMGKASANEMLIAGRKLTAREACAKGLVSQVFLTGTFTQEVMIQIKELASYNPIVLEECKALVHCNIKLELEQANERECEVLRKIWSSAQGIESMLKYVENKIDEF, translated from the coding sequence ATGgcttcccaggagtttgaggttgaaaCTATTGTTGACAAAAGACAGGATAAAAATGGGAATACACAGTATTTGGTTCGGTGGAAAGGTTATGACAAACAGGATGACACTTGGGAACCAGAGCAGCACCTCATGAACTGTGAAAAATGCGTACATGATTTTAATAGACGAcagactgaaaaacagaaaaaactgaCATGGACTACAACCAGTAGAATTTTTTCAAACAATGCCAGAAGAAGAACTTCCAGATCTACAAAAGCAAACTATTCTAAGAACTCCCCTAAAACGCTAGTGACTGATAAACACCACAGGTCCAAAAACCGCAAGTTATTTGCTGCCAGCAAGAACGTTAGGAGAAAGTCAGCTTCAACTCTCTCCGACACAAAGAATATGGAGATAATAAATTCAACTATCGAGACCCTTGCACCTGACAGCCCCTTTAACCACAAGAAAACTGTGAGTGGCTTTCAGAAACTTGAGAAACTGGACCCTATTGCAGCAGATCAGCAGGACACGGTGGTCTTCAAGGTGACAGAAGGGAAACTCCTCCGGGACCCTTTGTCACGTCCTGGTGCAGAACAGACTGGAATACAGAACAAGACTCAGATACACCCACTAATGTCGCAGATGTCTGGCTCAGTTACTGCTTCCATGGCCACAGGTTCAGCTACCCGAAAAGGTATAGTGGTATTAATAGACCCATTAGCAGCCAATGGGACAACAGACATGCATACCTCAGTTCCAAGAGTGAAAGGTGGGCAAAGAAATATTACTGATGACAGCAGAGACCAGCCTTTTGTCAAGAAGATGCACTTCACCATAAGACTAACAGAAAGTGCCAGCACATACAGAGACATTATAGTGAAGAAAGAGGATGGATTCACCCAGATAGTGCTATCAACTAGATCGACAGAAAAAAATGCACTGAATACAGAAGTAATTAAAGAAATGGTTAATGCTCTGAATAGTGCTGCTGCAGATGACAGCAAGCTCGTGCTGTTCAGTGCAGCTGGAAGTGTCTTTTGCTGCGGTCTTGATTTTGGGTACTTTGTGAAACACTTAAGGAATGACAGAAACAGAGCAAGCCTTGAAATGGTGGACACCATCAAGAACTTTGTGAATActtttattcaatttaaaaagcCTATTGTTGTATCAGTCAATGGCCCTGCCATTGGACTAGGTGCATCCATCCTGCCTCTTTGTGATCTCGTGTGGGCTAATGAAAAGGCTTGGTTCCAAACCCCTTATACGACCTTTGGACAGAGTCCAGATGGCTGTTCTTCTATTACATTCCCCAAAATGATGGGTAAAGCATCTGCCAATGAAATGTTAATTGCTGGGCGAAAGCTGACAGCACGGGAGGCATGCGCCAAAGGCCTGGTCTCTCAGGTATTTTTGACTGGAACTTTCACCCAAGAGGTTATGATTCAAATTAAGGAGCTTGCCTCATACAATCCAATTGTACTGGAAGAATGTAAGGCCCTTGTTCACTGTAATATTAAGTTGGAGTTGGAACAGGCCAATGAGAGAGAGTGTGAGGTGCTGAGGAAGATCTGGAGCTCAGCCCAAGGGATAGAATCCATGTTAAAGTACgttgaaaataaaattgatgagTTTTGA